The following are encoded in a window of Bacillus sp. SORGH_AS_0510 genomic DNA:
- a CDS encoding DEAD/DEAH box helicase — MSKLLTIYPQAIEHTKIKIQEDMDRYLETKDLLPSFEQYLTERSHYIEQIWVNVWLNKSTNDVPKNEKKSYLSEKGYEIQGIDRKLINKLFRDEMRMYQPFDALAWVKETYVGKEEMWEKGYHHAKENYFRQQEQKQLEEEKQAIRMEIEEAASDIIEQNYEWFYLNIRYFVARQLRADIENNTKFQEVDTFALEEKLVGEGRFNPASYTTVATFFKELTGDIHKTLHWGRSFYEYQTYFFVYESLISDYLTELIPQEVLKVLSPELKNRFLDTAHEQLTASFVKGSISQLLYDVEGYFIEDIQEEYLSDLIKLVDIPFDSTVHKEILEKDIQAREKKKIEEEEELKRKKETEERMMKDIFGAEYDPSLNRHIRYVLHIGETNTGKTHHALEKMKEASSGLYLAPLRLLALEVYDKLNSEGIPCSLKTGEEEKIVSDARHISCTVEMFHEKEFYEVVVIDEAQMITDKDRGFSWYKAITKANAEEVHIIGSRNSKSMLLQLLGDSDIEVNEYSRDTPLEVEKKEFHIKHVKKGDALICFSRRRVLETASRLQNDGHSVSMIYGSMPPETRKKQIEQFINGRTKVIVATDAIGMGLNLPIRRIVFLENEKFDGTRRRLLTSQEVKQIAGRAGRKGIYDVGKVAFTADIKKMRNLLLQEDEPVHTFAIAPTNSVFEKFQRYYHDLGTFFELWEKFESPKGTKKASLSEEKALYHLIAGTEIEARLSLLDLYGFLHLPFSKNEQVLIRQWEDTMYSIIHGLELPEPIVKERSLEELELSYKAIGLHLLFLYRLGERTEAIYWERLREEVSDRVQDRLKTEIKKFVKKCKNCGKKLPWDHAFPTCDACHAARYRKYKYGDNL, encoded by the coding sequence TTGAGTAAATTACTTACAATTTACCCTCAAGCGATTGAACACACTAAAATAAAGATTCAAGAAGACATGGACCGTTATTTAGAAACAAAGGATTTGTTGCCGTCTTTTGAGCAGTATTTAACTGAACGAAGTCACTATATTGAACAGATATGGGTGAATGTCTGGTTAAATAAATCAACAAATGATGTTCCGAAAAATGAAAAAAAATCATATCTAAGTGAAAAAGGCTATGAGATACAAGGGATAGACCGAAAGTTAATAAATAAGTTGTTTAGAGATGAAATGAGAATGTATCAACCATTCGATGCACTTGCGTGGGTTAAAGAAACATATGTTGGAAAGGAAGAAATGTGGGAAAAAGGGTATCATCATGCAAAAGAAAATTACTTTAGACAACAAGAGCAAAAACAGCTAGAAGAAGAAAAGCAAGCGATACGGATGGAAATTGAAGAAGCTGCGAGTGACATTATTGAACAGAACTACGAATGGTTCTACCTAAATATTCGTTACTTTGTTGCCCGCCAATTAAGGGCAGACATTGAAAACAATACGAAATTTCAAGAGGTTGATACATTTGCACTCGAAGAAAAACTAGTCGGTGAAGGTCGGTTTAATCCTGCTTCCTATACTACTGTAGCTACTTTCTTTAAAGAATTAACAGGTGATATTCATAAAACACTTCATTGGGGCAGAAGTTTTTATGAATATCAAACTTATTTTTTTGTTTATGAAAGTTTAATATCTGATTATTTAACAGAGCTAATTCCACAGGAAGTTTTAAAAGTGCTCTCACCAGAACTAAAAAATAGGTTTTTGGATACCGCCCATGAACAGTTAACTGCCTCATTTGTAAAGGGAAGTATTTCACAGCTGCTTTATGATGTTGAAGGTTATTTTATAGAAGACATTCAAGAGGAATACCTTTCAGACTTAATCAAACTTGTTGATATTCCTTTTGATAGTACAGTACACAAGGAAATCCTTGAAAAAGACATTCAGGCAAGGGAAAAAAAGAAAATAGAAGAAGAGGAGGAGCTTAAACGGAAAAAAGAAACAGAAGAGCGGATGATGAAGGATATATTTGGGGCTGAGTATGATCCATCACTGAATCGTCATATTCGTTATGTTCTTCACATTGGCGAGACCAACACTGGAAAAACTCATCATGCCCTAGAGAAAATGAAAGAGGCAAGTAGTGGGCTATATTTAGCACCACTTCGGTTATTAGCTTTAGAGGTATATGATAAGTTAAATTCAGAAGGAATACCTTGTTCCTTAAAAACAGGCGAAGAGGAAAAAATCGTCTCTGATGCGAGACATATATCCTGTACAGTAGAAATGTTTCATGAAAAAGAGTTTTATGAGGTAGTAGTTATCGATGAAGCACAGATGATTACGGATAAGGACAGGGGATTTTCCTGGTATAAAGCGATCACGAAAGCTAATGCTGAGGAAGTTCACATCATAGGGAGCAGGAATTCTAAGTCCATGTTGCTCCAGCTGTTGGGAGATTCGGACATTGAAGTGAATGAGTATTCCCGGGATACCCCATTAGAAGTTGAAAAAAAAGAATTTCATATCAAACATGTGAAAAAAGGGGATGCTCTCATTTGTTTTTCAAGGAGGCGAGTTCTCGAAACGGCATCAAGATTACAAAATGATGGCCATTCAGTCAGTATGATTTACGGCAGTATGCCTCCCGAAACGAGAAAAAAACAAATAGAGCAATTTATCAATGGAAGAACAAAGGTCATTGTGGCTACTGATGCCATTGGGATGGGTTTAAATCTGCCCATTCGCAGGATTGTATTCTTAGAAAATGAAAAATTTGACGGCACAAGAAGGCGACTGCTCACTTCCCAGGAAGTGAAACAAATTGCTGGTCGTGCGGGTAGAAAAGGAATCTATGATGTCGGTAAGGTGGCATTTACAGCTGATATAAAAAAAATGAGAAATCTGCTTCTACAAGAGGATGAACCTGTCCATACGTTTGCCATCGCTCCTACTAATTCGGTTTTTGAAAAATTTCAGCGCTATTACCATGATTTAGGAACGTTTTTTGAGTTATGGGAGAAATTTGAAAGTCCGAAAGGTACGAAAAAAGCTTCACTTTCAGAGGAGAAGGCGTTATATCATTTAATTGCAGGAACCGAAATTGAAGCTAGGCTTTCATTATTGGATTTGTATGGATTTTTACACTTGCCTTTTTCAAAAAATGAACAAGTCCTTATCAGACAATGGGAAGATACTATGTATAGCATTATTCATGGACTGGAACTTCCAGAACCGATTGTAAAAGAAAGGAGCCTTGAAGAACTAGAACTAAGCTACAAAGCGATCGGATTGCACCTCTTATTTTTATATCGTTTGGGTGAACGAACTGAGGCAATTTATTGGGAACGACTCAGGGAAGAAGTGAGTGATCGAGTCCAAGATCGGTTAAAGACAGAAATAAAAAAGTTTGTTAAGAAATGTAAAAACTGTGGTAAAAAGCTTCCATGGGACCATGCTTTCCCAACCTGTGATGCATGCCATGCTGCAAGATACAGGAAATATAAGTATGGTGATAACTTATAA
- a CDS encoding DUF6241 domain-containing protein translates to MVDRSDFETRTELLQILEKWLQGDFSTVDRDHDYILRLQNGSIGFSKGKASPEEESQFILEHFGRDID, encoded by the coding sequence ATAGTTGATCGAAGTGATTTCGAAACAAGAACCGAATTACTTCAAATCTTAGAAAAATGGTTGCAAGGTGATTTTAGTACTGTAGATCGTGACCACGATTATATCTTGAGGCTGCAAAATGGTAGTATAGGTTTTTCAAAAGGAAAAGCTTCTCCAGAGGAAGAATCCCAATTCATTCTAGAACATTTTGGCAGAGATATAGATTAA
- a CDS encoding YbxH family protein: MGAIERNGYRFVPEYSVIQQNGAIHVYKRNDFIEEIQFKFSGNFPELDQIEDLVDKYCDLHNI; this comes from the coding sequence ATGGGAGCTATTGAGCGGAATGGGTATCGCTTTGTACCTGAATACAGTGTGATTCAACAAAATGGGGCCATACATGTTTATAAAAGAAATGACTTTATTGAAGAAATTCAATTTAAGTTCTCGGGTAATTTTCCAGAACTGGATCAAATCGAGGATCTAGTCGATAAGTACTGTGATTTACACAATATTTAA
- a CDS encoding helix-turn-helix transcriptional regulator, protein MIKLTKRQDEILQIVKQSGPITGKEIAEKLSLTRAALRPDLAILTMSGNLDARPRVGYYFNDNFEVKQQAKKFIHQKVNDYKAHPIVVEKSTSVYDAIVQLFLEDVGTLYAVDSEGQLAGVISRKDLLRASLGNRNLHDLPVSVIMTRMPNIITIDPEETLLEAAKKMIHNHIDSLPVVKEKDQQKNTYLLVGRITKTTITRAYLEIMEEKTD, encoded by the coding sequence ATGATTAAACTTACTAAACGCCAGGATGAAATCCTACAGATTGTGAAACAAAGTGGACCAATTACTGGAAAAGAAATTGCAGAGAAGCTGTCGCTAACGCGTGCAGCCCTAAGACCCGATCTTGCCATCTTAACAATGTCGGGAAATTTAGATGCTAGGCCGCGTGTTGGGTATTACTTTAATGATAATTTTGAAGTAAAACAACAAGCCAAAAAGTTTATTCACCAAAAAGTAAATGATTATAAAGCGCATCCAATTGTTGTCGAAAAATCAACTTCTGTCTACGATGCAATCGTGCAGCTGTTTCTTGAGGATGTGGGGACACTTTATGCTGTAGATTCTGAAGGACAGTTAGCAGGAGTAATCTCTCGAAAAGACTTACTTAGGGCTTCACTAGGTAATAGAAATTTACATGACCTGCCTGTTAGTGTCATTATGACAAGAATGCCTAATATCATCACCATAGATCCAGAGGAAACCTTGCTAGAGGCAGCAAAAAAAATGATTCATAATCATATTGATTCATTACCTGTGGTAAAAGAAAAGGATCAACAAAAGAATACATATTTGCTAGTGGGGAGAATCACTAAAACCACGATTACAAGAGCATATTTAGAAATAATGGAAGAAAAAACAGACTAA
- a CDS encoding pyruvate, water dikinase regulatory protein encodes MVQKEVVYVVSDSVGETAEFVVKAVATQFNGGHVDIRRSSYVEDFEDIEDVILLAKKANSVIAYTIVVPTLKSYIDSRAQEEGILAVDLLGPLMNAFVSRFNKQPHHQPGLMRKLDEEYFRKIEAIEFAVKYDDGRDPRGITKADIVLVGVSRTSKTPLSMYLAHQRFKVANVPLVPEVPPPDELFQIPRKNCIGLIISPDKLNEIRTERLKALGLASQANYASFERILEELDHAEKIMKRVGCPIIDVSNKAVEETAGLILEVLKKERSF; translated from the coding sequence TTGGTACAAAAAGAAGTGGTTTATGTAGTTTCTGACTCAGTGGGGGAAACCGCTGAGTTTGTAGTAAAAGCAGTCGCAACACAATTTAACGGAGGACATGTAGACATTCGCAGAAGCTCCTATGTTGAAGATTTTGAAGATATAGAAGATGTCATTTTATTAGCGAAAAAGGCTAATTCCGTTATTGCCTATACCATTGTTGTTCCTACTTTAAAATCATATATAGATAGCAGAGCGCAAGAAGAGGGTATATTAGCAGTAGATTTGCTTGGGCCATTGATGAATGCTTTCGTTAGTAGATTCAACAAACAGCCACATCATCAACCAGGATTGATGAGAAAACTGGATGAAGAATACTTCCGGAAAATTGAAGCTATTGAGTTTGCCGTTAAATATGATGATGGTCGTGATCCTAGAGGAATCACGAAGGCTGATATTGTATTAGTCGGTGTATCACGAACATCAAAGACGCCATTATCAATGTACCTAGCACATCAGCGTTTTAAGGTGGCAAATGTTCCATTAGTGCCAGAGGTACCGCCGCCAGATGAATTATTTCAAATTCCAAGAAAAAATTGTATTGGATTAATCATTTCACCTGATAAATTAAACGAAATCCGGACAGAACGTCTAAAAGCTTTAGGGCTAGCCTCCCAAGCCAATTATGCTAGCTTTGAAAGAATTTTAGAGGAACTAGATCATGCGGAAAAAATTATGAAGCGTGTAGGCTGTCCGATTATTGATGTATCAAATAAGGCTGTTGAAGAAACTGCAGGTTTAATATTAGAAGTTTTAAAAAAAGAGAGGAGCTTTTAA
- the ppdK gene encoding pyruvate, phosphate dikinase, whose product MDKFVYLFHEGNGNMKELLGGKGANLAEMTRIGLPVPYGFTITTQACNAYYEASKTIPTIVEKQTLEALIRLEEKMEKKLGDPENPLLVSVRSGSVFSMPGMMDTILNLGMNDETVVGMAKLTNNPRFAYDSYRRFIQMFSNVVLEIDTYYFEQLLEETREQKGYSSDPELTAEDWQEVINGYKGIVKKRTRKDFPQDPKEQLFLAINAVFNSWNNQRAIVYRRLNKIPDHLGTAVNIQSMVFGNMGNDSGTGVAFTRNPSTGEHVLYGEYLINAQGEDVVAGIRTPQAIATLEEEMPGVYKQFADTCKRLEQHYQEMQDIEFTVERGKLFILQTRNGKRTAQAAIRIAVEMVEEGIIDKKTALLRVDPDQLNQLLHRRIDDAFEKNILAKGLPASPGAATGQVVFDADEAEQLGNDGKKVILVRPETTPDDIHGIVASQAILTSRGGMTSHAAVVARGMGKACICGCEALKIDLKAKQFRVGSTVINYGDIITIDGSTGEIMLGEIPMIDPELSDEFQLLLAWADQERKIGVRANADNPEDAKKAFEFGAGGIGLCRTEHMFMDLKRIPIVQKMILADNYGERMEALNHLLPMQQGDFEGIFEAMQGFPVTIRLLDPPLHEFLPDKEELLVDVTKLQLIDPQSEELKKKEKLLKKVRQLDEFNPMLGHRGCRLGMIYPEIYEMQAKAIFYAAAALAEKGMVVEPEVMIPLVGHVNELQQMRQLVVEAALLVQEETGKNFNYTIGTMIEIPRAALTADQIAGEADFFSFGTNDLTQTTFGYSRDDAEGKFLQAYIENKVLPENPFAVLDQNGVGKLVEMGVKLGRATKPSLKTGICGEHGGEKSSIDFCYRTGLDYVSCSPYRVPLARLAAAQATIRHESNKKEMYTTA is encoded by the coding sequence ATGGACAAATTCGTTTATTTATTTCATGAAGGTAATGGGAATATGAAAGAATTACTTGGGGGTAAGGGTGCTAATCTAGCAGAAATGACTAGAATCGGCTTACCTGTTCCATATGGTTTTACAATTACCACACAGGCTTGTAATGCATATTATGAAGCTAGTAAAACCATTCCTACTATTGTAGAGAAACAAACACTAGAAGCTCTTATCCGTTTAGAAGAAAAAATGGAAAAAAAATTAGGTGACCCAGAAAATCCTCTCCTTGTTTCTGTCCGTTCTGGTTCCGTTTTTTCAATGCCTGGAATGATGGATACAATTCTAAATCTGGGTATGAATGATGAAACAGTTGTAGGAATGGCAAAGCTTACGAATAATCCTCGATTTGCCTATGATTCTTACCGTCGATTCATTCAAATGTTCAGTAATGTGGTTCTAGAAATTGATACGTATTACTTTGAACAATTATTAGAAGAAACGCGCGAGCAAAAGGGATATTCTTCTGACCCAGAGTTAACAGCAGAAGACTGGCAAGAGGTTATTAATGGATATAAAGGAATTGTTAAAAAACGTACCAGAAAAGACTTCCCACAAGATCCAAAGGAGCAGCTATTCCTTGCCATTAATGCCGTCTTTAATTCTTGGAATAATCAACGTGCAATTGTTTACCGTCGCTTAAATAAAATACCTGATCATTTAGGAACAGCAGTTAACATTCAAAGTATGGTGTTTGGAAATATGGGGAATGATTCCGGTACAGGTGTGGCATTCACACGAAATCCTTCTACTGGAGAACATGTTCTTTACGGTGAATATCTAATCAACGCTCAAGGAGAAGATGTGGTAGCTGGAATCCGTACACCACAGGCAATTGCCACACTAGAAGAAGAAATGCCAGGAGTTTATAAGCAATTCGCCGATACGTGTAAACGATTGGAACAGCACTATCAAGAAATGCAGGATATTGAATTTACCGTGGAGCGAGGCAAACTATTTATCTTACAAACTCGTAATGGTAAACGGACAGCACAGGCTGCGATTCGGATTGCTGTTGAAATGGTGGAAGAAGGTATTATCGACAAAAAAACAGCCCTTTTACGTGTTGACCCTGATCAATTAAACCAATTGCTCCACCGCCGCATTGACGATGCGTTTGAGAAAAATATCTTAGCTAAAGGTCTACCAGCCTCACCAGGTGCTGCGACTGGTCAAGTAGTATTTGATGCGGATGAAGCAGAACAGTTAGGTAATGATGGTAAAAAGGTAATTCTCGTTCGTCCGGAAACAACTCCTGATGATATTCATGGAATTGTTGCTTCCCAAGCGATTTTAACCAGCCGTGGCGGGATGACTAGCCATGCAGCCGTAGTTGCACGTGGTATGGGAAAAGCTTGTATTTGCGGATGTGAAGCCTTAAAGATTGATTTAAAGGCAAAACAATTTAGAGTTGGCAGTACCGTTATCAATTATGGTGATATTATCACTATTGATGGTTCAACCGGAGAAATTATGCTCGGTGAAATTCCAATGATTGATCCTGAACTATCAGATGAGTTCCAGCTTTTACTGGCATGGGCTGACCAAGAGCGGAAAATTGGTGTTCGTGCGAATGCCGACAACCCTGAGGATGCTAAGAAAGCATTTGAATTTGGAGCAGGCGGTATTGGTTTATGCCGTACAGAACACATGTTTATGGATTTAAAACGTATTCCGATTGTTCAAAAAATGATTCTTGCAGATAATTATGGGGAAAGAATGGAAGCATTAAATCATCTTTTACCAATGCAACAAGGTGATTTTGAAGGGATTTTTGAAGCGATGCAAGGGTTCCCAGTCACCATTCGTTTACTTGATCCGCCACTTCATGAATTTTTGCCAGATAAAGAGGAGCTTTTAGTAGATGTGACAAAGCTTCAACTAATTGATCCTCAATCTGAGGAATTAAAGAAAAAGGAAAAACTACTAAAAAAGGTTCGCCAATTAGATGAATTTAATCCGATGCTTGGACATCGTGGTTGTCGTCTTGGAATGATCTATCCAGAAATTTACGAAATGCAGGCTAAAGCAATTTTCTATGCGGCAGCAGCATTAGCAGAAAAGGGAATGGTAGTCGAACCTGAGGTTATGATTCCATTAGTTGGTCATGTAAATGAGTTACAACAAATGCGTCAGTTGGTGGTAGAAGCAGCATTACTAGTACAAGAAGAGACTGGAAAAAATTTCAACTATACAATTGGAACAATGATTGAAATTCCACGAGCTGCCCTAACAGCAGATCAAATTGCGGGTGAAGCAGATTTCTTCTCGTTTGGAACAAATGACTTAACACAAACAACGTTCGGATACAGCCGTGATGATGCGGAAGGAAAATTCCTCCAGGCTTATATTGAAAACAAAGTGCTACCGGAAAATCCATTTGCTGTCCTAGACCAAAATGGAGTTGGAAAGCTTGTTGAAATGGGTGTGAAGTTAGGCCGTGCAACAAAACCTTCGTTAAAAACAGGTATTTGTGGTGAACATGGTGGTGAAAAGAGTTCGATTGATTTCTGCTACCGAACAGGCTTAGATTATGTCAGTTGCTCACCATACCGTGTACCATTAGCTAGATTAGCTGCTGCACAAGCAACCATTCGTCATGAATCAAATAAAAAAGAAATGTATACAACTGCATAA
- a CDS encoding putative holin-like toxin: MLLTVFQALTLAISFASLIVTVLSFHKKK; the protein is encoded by the coding sequence ATGCTTTTGACAGTTTTTCAAGCATTGACGTTAGCTATTTCCTTTGCTAGTCTGATTGTCACTGTTCTGTCTTTCCACAAAAAAAAATAA
- a CDS encoding Fpg/Nei family DNA glycosylase, with translation MPELPEMENYKILLNQKIAGKNITDIQINREKSINLNPEIFKRKVLQQKVISINRRGKHLLFQLQTGQVLLLHLMLGGWMFFGLESERPKRTIQVQISFGDFQLYFIGLRLGYLHLYSEQEAEEKLSHLGPEPLINSLTLNYFLEIIEHKHGRLKTTLIDQEFIAGIGNCYSAEICFHAGILPLKDIDHIKEPERIRLYHSLRSVLQEGIKYGGYMDNPVFKGDTITGGFNMRCQVYDREGKRCNRCGANIVNEIISSRKTFYCPNCQM, from the coding sequence ATGCCAGAGCTTCCTGAGATGGAGAATTATAAAATCCTTTTAAATCAAAAAATAGCTGGTAAAAACATTACAGATATTCAAATCAACCGTGAAAAGTCAATTAATCTAAACCCTGAGATTTTTAAAAGAAAAGTGCTTCAACAAAAAGTAATAAGCATTAATAGACGTGGAAAGCATCTTCTTTTCCAGTTGCAAACTGGTCAAGTACTCCTGTTACATTTAATGTTAGGTGGATGGATGTTTTTCGGTTTGGAGTCAGAAAGGCCGAAACGAACCATTCAAGTACAAATTTCTTTTGGAGATTTCCAGCTTTACTTTATTGGTCTCCGGCTTGGATATTTACATTTATATAGTGAGCAAGAAGCTGAGGAGAAACTCTCTCATTTGGGTCCAGAACCCTTGATAAACTCATTAACTTTGAATTACTTTTTAGAAATCATTGAACATAAGCATGGACGTTTAAAAACCACTTTAATTGATCAAGAGTTTATTGCTGGGATTGGAAATTGCTATTCAGCGGAAATTTGTTTCCATGCAGGAATACTTCCCTTAAAAGACATTGATCACATAAAGGAACCAGAACGGATACGGCTTTATCATTCATTAAGGTCTGTTCTTCAGGAAGGTATAAAGTATGGTGGTTATATGGATAATCCCGTATTTAAAGGAGATACAATAACGGGTGGATTTAATATGAGATGTCAGGTATATGATCGAGAAGGGAAAAGATGTAACCGGTGTGGAGCAAACATAGTAAATGAAATAATATCTTCGAGAAAAACATTCTATTGCCCTAATTGCCAAATGTAA
- a CDS encoding LysM peptidoglycan-binding domain-containing protein: protein MAVHVVAAGESLWTISTFYGVSVETIVELNGLPSATSIVPGLALYLPDTLLTNRSYRIKAGDNIWQLAQHYKTTITSILSANPGLDPNRLIIGQVLKIPSQVKLEIATLGFLVPSSKSANAMTINLLAGQLTYVAVVAYAFTEEGYAFNQVDDTEIVTRCKELAIIPLLMIRNYTGNEFSSDLAGKVLGNPVYRTNLIASIVNLTIQRGFGGVSIDFEFIPPGRRNDFNIFLTELKLALGDLILHVNVHAKIADIPTNRIIGAYDYAAIGKVADIMAVMTIDYGYPGGPPDPIAPINWMEQVIQYSLTQLGPAKLQIAIPLYGYDKMVPTNRTRALSVLAAQNQAISTGSIIDFDAVSQSPWFRYYQGAEEHIIWFEDIRSFIEKYRLIDMYQLAGTTFWQISLPAPQNWQYMKNNINVLKEKV from the coding sequence ATGGCTGTTCATGTAGTAGCTGCTGGCGAAAGCTTGTGGACCATTTCAACATTTTATGGTGTTTCGGTAGAAACAATAGTAGAGCTTAATGGGCTGCCATCCGCTACTTCTATTGTGCCTGGTCTTGCTCTATATTTACCCGATACTCTGCTCACAAACCGTTCCTATAGAATAAAAGCAGGGGATAATATTTGGCAGCTTGCACAACATTATAAAACAACAATTACAAGTATTTTGTCTGCAAATCCCGGTTTGGACCCGAATCGTCTTATTATTGGGCAAGTGTTAAAAATCCCTTCACAAGTAAAATTAGAAATAGCCACACTTGGATTCTTGGTGCCATCGTCAAAAAGTGCAAATGCAATGACCATAAACTTATTGGCAGGACAACTAACATATGTAGCGGTTGTTGCTTATGCTTTTACAGAAGAAGGTTATGCTTTTAATCAGGTAGATGATACTGAGATTGTGACACGATGTAAGGAGTTGGCGATTATTCCGTTATTGATGATTAGAAATTATACGGGCAATGAATTTAGCTCTGATTTGGCGGGGAAGGTGTTAGGTAATCCTGTTTACCGAACCAATTTGATTGCAAGTATAGTAAATCTAACGATACAAAGAGGATTTGGCGGGGTAAGTATAGACTTTGAATTTATTCCACCTGGCAGACGTAACGATTTTAATATTTTCTTAACAGAATTAAAGCTCGCATTGGGTGATCTTATTTTGCATGTGAATGTACATGCAAAGATAGCGGATATTCCAACCAACCGCATAATTGGTGCTTATGATTATGCAGCAATTGGGAAAGTGGCAGATATTATGGCTGTGATGACGATTGACTATGGTTATCCAGGGGGCCCGCCCGATCCAATTGCTCCGATTAATTGGATGGAACAGGTGATTCAGTACTCTCTTACACAGTTGGGTCCAGCTAAACTACAAATTGCTATCCCCCTTTATGGGTATGACAAGATGGTTCCAACTAATCGAACCCGAGCTCTTTCCGTTCTTGCAGCCCAGAATCAAGCCATTTCAACTGGCTCTATAATTGATTTCGACGCTGTCAGCCAATCCCCCTGGTTTCGTTACTATCAGGGAGCGGAGGAGCATATTATTTGGTTTGAGGATATTCGTAGTTTTATAGAGAAATATCGATTAATTGATATGTATCAGTTAGCCGGTACTACTTTTTGGCAAATAAGTTTGCCTGCACCACAGAATTGGCAATATATGAAGAATAATATTAATGTTTTGAAGGAGAAAGTATAG